CTTGCCGACGGGAGCGCGGCGAAACGGCTCGACGCGCTCCGCGCGTTCGAGCCGTGAGCCGGTGGACAGCTACGTGCGTCTTTAACAGTTGTTCTGCGGTTTTAGACAATTATATAGTTAGTTTTACGTTGTTCAAAGATGGCTAAGAGCGACCGCGAATCGACGGCGGGGCGACGAGACGACGCGACGATTGTCGTCGTTTCTGAGACTGGAAAAAGAGCTAAGACGGTAGAAGAAAGACCACGATTCGTGCAACGAGACGCGGCCCAGCGACGAGTCGTCGCCACCAAAGCGGGCGACGACTCGGAGGTCGAAGCGTGACGAAAATCGCCTTCGTCTGCGTTCAAAACGCAGGGCGGAGTCAGATGGCGACCGCGTTCGCGGAACAGGAAAGAGCGGACCGCGAGACGGAGTCCGTCGAAATCGTCACCGGCGGCACCGACCCCGCCGACCACGTCCACGAGGAAGTGGTCGAAGTGATGGCCGAGCGCGACTTCGACCTCTCGGACCGGACGCCCCGCGAAGTGACCCGCGAGGAGTTGCATGACTGCGACTACGCCATCACGATGGGCTGTTCGGCCGAGGATGTCTGTCCCGCGACGTGGTCGGGCGAGAACCGCGATTGGGGGTTAGACGACCCGGACGGGCAGAGTCTCGACGCCGTGCGGGCGATTCGAGACGAAATCGAGGGGCGAGTGGCCGACCTCTTCGACGAACTCGCGGACTGAACTGGGACCTGTCGTCCCCGAGTAGGAAGATTCTTCCCTCCGCGTGTCCCAGATTGGCCCATGAGTGAGTTTACTGTACGCGGCAAGTTCCAAGCCAGAGACGGCTGGCAAGAGTTCGAGACGAGTGTCAACGCAGAGAACGAGAACGTCGCCGAGGAGCGCACCTACACCAACTTCGGCGGTCGTCACGGTCTGAAGCGGACGCAGGTCGAGATCGAGGAGGTCGAAGGACAATGATGGGCGGCGGCGGCAACCCCGAACTGCAGGAACTGTCCCAGCAGCTTCAGGAACTCGAAGAGCAACAGGAACAACTCGAAGGCGAAATCGAGGACCTCGAAGACGAGAAGGGCGACATCGACGAGGCCATCGAGACCATCGGCGCGCTGGACACCGGTTCCATCGTGCAGGTTCCCCTCGGCGGCGGCGCACACGTCCGCGCGGAAGTTCAGGACCTCGACGAAATCGTCGTGGAACTGGGCGGCGGCTACGCCGCCGAGCGCGACG
This genomic stretch from Halorussus pelagicus harbors:
- the rpl18a gene encoding 50S ribosomal protein L18Ae; this encodes MSEFTVRGKFQARDGWQEFETSVNAENENVAEERTYTNFGGRHGLKRTQVEIEEVEGQ
- a CDS encoding arsenate-mycothiol transferase ArsC encodes the protein MATAFAEQERADRETESVEIVTGGTDPADHVHEEVVEVMAERDFDLSDRTPREVTREELHDCDYAITMGCSAEDVCPATWSGENRDWGLDDPDGQSLDAVRAIRDEIEGRVADLFDELAD
- the pfdA gene encoding prefoldin subunit alpha, whose translation is MGGGGNPELQELSQQLQELEEQQEQLEGEIEDLEDEKGDIDEAIETIGALDTGSIVQVPLGGGAHVRAEVQDLDEIVVELGGGYAAERDEENAVETLENKQDTLDERISDLEDEVSEVEEQSSELEQKAQQLQQQQMQQQMQQMQGEQNDEDE